In Tsukamurella tyrosinosolvens, the genomic window GGCACCTCGCGGGCGAGGCGCCGCATCATGGCCCGCGACGCCGAGAGCGCGGCGCCCGCGGGGTCGGTCAGCGGGGCTGGCGCGCCGAAGATCGCGAGCACCGCGTCGCCCTCGAACTTGTTGACCAGGCCCCCGCGGCTGTTCACCTCCGCGACGACGACACCGCAGAACCGGTTGAGGATCTGCACGACCTCGGCGGCGGGACGCTCGGCGGCGAGGGCGGTGGAGCCGACGAGGTCGATGAAGATCACGGCGACGGTCTGCTCGACGCCGCCCAGCTCGGGTTCGCTCTCGATGGTGGCGCGGGCGACCTGCTCCCCCACTTGCCGGGCGTAGAGGTCGCGCACGCGCTCCCGCTCGCGCAGGCCCGCGGCCATGGCGTTGAACCCGGACTGCAGGTCCCCCAGCGACGTCCCGTCGTAGACCACGACCTCGGTGTCGTAGCGGCCCTCGGACACGCGGCGCATGCCGGTGGTCACGCTCTTCACCGGCGCGGAGACCCGCGAGGACGAGAGCAGGTTGAAGGTCATGCCGGAGAAGAAGCCGCCGGCCGCGAGGGCGCACATGCTCACCGCGATACCGGGCACCGTGGCGGCGGGCTCGAACAGTGCGAACAGCGCGACGGTGATGACGCCGAGGAAGGGCAGCCCCGAGCCGAGCAGCCACAGCCGCAGCGACCGGCCCTGCAGGCTCTGGTGCCGCGGCTCCGGACGGGTGACTTGCAGTGCGATCGCCGTGACCGGGCGCATGCTGAACTCCGTGAGGACCCGCACGACGCCCGAGGTCATGAGGCCGGCACCGAGGACGACGAGCGAGACCTTCGGCACCAGATCCATGTCGACGCGGCCGTACAACCAGCCGAACAGGATCGCCGCGCACAGCCAGGCGAGCATCTCGAACCAGTACAGGCGCCGCGGCAGGGCCAGCGCATCGGCGGCCTCCTGCTGCGTCGGCGGGTCCTCGCCGCCGGTCCACCGCAGCGAACGGTAGACCAGCCAGAAGGTGTAGAGGTGCCCCATGACGAGCCCCGCGGCGATGTACGACGGCACGGCCACGGTGTTGACGGTCTGCAACTCGGGCCGCTGCACGGAGGGCTCGGGGATGCCCACCACGATGAGCATGGCAGCGAAGCCGCCGCCCAGGAGCGTCGCGGCCGACGAGCTGAACGCGATCAGCGCGACGGTGCGGGTCCTGCGCTCCCGGGCGCCCTCGGTGCGGGTGCCGAGGAGCGGGGAGCCGTAATCGGCCCCGTCGCCCTCGATCCCGACCGCGCGCCCGAGGGGCATCAGAGTGCCGCTGCCTCGCGGGCGATCGCCAGCTCCTCGTTGGTCGGGACCACGAGCACGGCCACGGGGGCCTCGTCCGGCGAGATGCGGGTGGGCTCGGTGACGCGACCGGTGTTGCGCGCGGGATCGACGACGATGCCGAAGCGCTCCAGTCCGGCGAGGGCGTCGGCCCGCACCTGCGCGGCGTTCTCGCCGACACCGGCGGTGAAGGTGATCGCGTCGGCCCCGCCGAGGTCGACGAGGTAGGCACCGATGTAGCGGCGGAGGCGGTGGATGTACACGTCGTAGGCGAGCTTCGCGTGCTCGTCGCCCTGCTCGATGAGGGCGCCCAGCGCGCGGAAGTCGTTCTCCCCGGCGAGGCCCTTGAGCCCGGAGCGGCGGTTGAGCAGGTCGTCGATCTGGTCGATGCTCATGCCGAGCGAGCGGCCCAGGTGCAGTACCAGTCCCGGGTCGACGTCGCCGCTGCGGGTGCCCATGACGAGGCCCTCGAGCGGCGTCAGGCCCATCGACGTGTCGACGGCGCGGCCGCCGCGGACCGCCGAGGCGGAGGCGCCGTTGCCCAGGTGCAGCACGATCTGGTCCACCTCGGACGTCGGCCGGCCGAGGAAGGCCGCGGCCTGCTGCGAGACGTACTCGTGCGACGTGCCGTGGAAACCGTAGCGGCGCAGTGCGTGCTCGGCGGCGAGCTCCCGGTCGATCGCGTACGTGGCGGCCGCGGGCGGGAGGTCGAAGAAGAAGGCGGTGTCGAACACCGCCACCTGCTTCACCCCCGGCAGCAGCTCCCGCGCCACCTCGATACCCTGCGCGTTCGCCGGGTTGTGCAGCGGCGCCAGCGAACTGAGGCGCCGGATCTCGGCGAGCACGTGATCGTCGATGAGCGTGGGCGAGTGGAAGGAGCGGCCGCCGTGCACGACCCGGTGGCCGACGGCGGCGATCCCGGCCGGGCTGCCGGCACCGTCGGTGAGGTCGAGCCCGCGGCCGGCGAACTCCTCGAAGACCTGCCGCAGCGCGGCCTTGTGGTCGGGCACCTCGGTCTCGCCGATCCGCTCGACGATGCCGCCGTGCACCACCTCACCCGTCTCCGGGTGCAGCAGTTGGTACTTCAGCGACGACGAGCCGGAGTTGAGGACCAGGACGGTTCCCGCGACGGCGCTCATGCCCGCCCCTCTCCCGCGGCGCGCTCCGCCGCGAAGGCCTGGGCCTGGATCGCGGTGATGGCGACGGTGTTGACGATGTCCTCGACCAGCGCGCCGCGCGAGAGGTCGTTGATCGGGGCGTTGAGGCCCTGCAGCACCGGGCCGATCGCGACGGCGCCTGCGGAGCGCTGGACGGCCTTGTAGGTGTTGTTGCCCGTGTTCAGGTCGGGGAAGACCAGCACCGTGGCCTTGCCGGCGACCGCGGAGTCGGGCATCTTCGACGCGGCGACACCGGGATCGACGGCCGCGTCGTACTGGATCGGGCCCTCCACCAACAGTTCCGGCGATCGCTCGCGGACGAGCGCGGTGGCGGCGCGCACCTTGTCGACGTCGGCGCCGGTGCCGGACTCGCCCGTCGAGTAGGAGAGCATCGCGACCCGCGGATCGATTCCGAACTGGGCGGCGGTCTGCGCCGAGGAGATGGCGATGTCGGCCAGCTGCGTCTCCGACGGGTCGGGCACCACGGCGCAGTCGCCGTAGGCGAGCACCTTGTCGGCCAGGCACATCAGGAAGATCGACGACACCGTCGAGACCCCCGGCTTGGTCTTGATGATCTCGAAGGACGGCCGGATGGTGTGCGCGGTGGTGTGCGCCGCGCCCGAGACCATGCCGTCGGCCATGCCGAGATGCACCATCATCGTGCCGAAGTAGCTGACGTCCACCACGGCCTCGGCGGCGCGCTCGAGCGTCATCCCCTTGTGCTTGCGCAGCTCGTAGTAGGCCTGCGCGAACCTGTCGACGAGGTCGGTCGCGCGCTTGGGGTCGATCACGGCGGTGTTCCCGAGGTCGACGCCCAGCTCGGCGGCGCGGGCCCGCACGCGCGACTCCTGGCCGAGGATCGTCAGGTCGGCCACCTCGCGCTGCAGCAGGCGGCCGGCGGCGCGGAGGATGCGGTCGTCGCCGCCCTCGGGCAGCACGATGCGCTTGCGGTCGGCGCGGGCCCGGGCGATGAGGTTGTACTCGAACATCTGCGGGGTCACGACGCCCGGATTGGAGACCTGCAGGGCCTCCAGCAGCGCGTCCGAGACGACGTACTTCTCGGTGAGCGCGATCGCGAGGTCCACCTTGCGCTCCGAGCCGGGCCCCACGCGGCCGCGGGTCTTCGCCGCCAGCCGCGCCGTCTCGTACGTCCCGTGCTCGACGGCGATGATCGGCACGTTGGGCTTGAGGCCGTCGACCAGCGCCGCGGTCATCGGGTGCGGCATGTACCCGCCGTTGAGGATGATCCCGGCCAGCGACGGGAAGCCGTTGGCCCGGTGCGCGGTGACCATCGCGAGCAGCACCTCCGAGCGGTCGCCCGCGGCGATCACGGCCACGCCCTCAGTGATCCGCTCCAGGCTGTGCTCGGCGGTCATGCCCGCGACGAGCACGGACATGGCCTCGCGGGAGAGCAGCTCCGGGTCGCCCCAGAGAAGCTTGCCCTCCATCGCCTCCATCAGCTCGCCCATCGTGGGCGCGGTGAGCACCGGCTCCTCGGGCAGCACCCACACGGGCAGGCCGGTGTCGGCCTTGAGCGCCTCGCACACGGCCTCGAGCTGCTGCGGGGCACACCGGTTCGCGATGATCGACGCCGTGTGGGCGTGGTTGGCCCGGATCTCCGCCATCGACTGCTCGGCGACGGCGACGACCTGCTCGGGCGTGCGGTCGAGCGCCTTCACGGCGAGCAGGATCGACGAGCCCAGGTTGGCGGCGATGCGTGCGTTGAACGACAGCTCCGTCGGCGTGGTCACGTCCGTGTAGTCGGAGCCCAGCACCAGCACGAAGTCGCACTTGTCCGAGACGGCGTGGAACCGGTTCACGATCTCGGCGATCGCGGCGTCCGGATCCTCGTGCACCTGCTCGTAACTGACGCCGACGCACTCCTCGTAGTCGAGCTCGGCCGTGGCCTGCTCGATGAGCAACTCGAGGATGTAGTCGCGCTGCTCGCCCGTCGAGCGGGGGATCGGCCGGAACACGCCGATCGTCCACCCGGTGGACGTGAGGAGATTCATCGCGCCGAGCGCGATGGTGGACTTGCCCGTGTCGCCCTCGGGGGAGGCGATGTAGATGCTGGTCGTCTTCGGTGCTCGATCCGCGGCCATGGGGTTTACTATCGCAGCCGCGGCTCAGCCGAGCGCGCGCAGGCGGGGCTCGAGATCGCGCTGGAAGTTGTCCAGGAACCGACGCTGATCGTGGCCCGGGGCGTGGAAGACGAGGTGGTTGAGCCCGGCGTCGACGTACTGTTTCACGGCGGCCACTGCCTCGTCGGGATCGGAGGCGACGATCCACCGCTTGGCGACCTGCTCGATGGGCAGCTCGTCGGCGAGGCGCTCCATCTCGGCGCTCGAGTTCACCGAGTGCTTCTGCTCCGCGGTGAGCGAGAGCGGCGCCCAGAAGCGCGTGTTCTCCAGCGCCAGCTCGGGATCCGGGTCGTAGCTGATCTTGATCTCGATCATCTTGTCGAGCGCGTCGAAGTCGCGGCCCGCGAGGCCCGATCCCTCCTGTGCGGCCGGGATGAGCTTGTCGGTGTAGAGCTCCATGCCCTTGCCGGACGTGCAGATCATGCCGTCGCCCACGCGGCCCGCGTACTTGGCCACGACGGGGCCGCCCGCCGCGATGTACACCGGCACCGGCTTCTCCGGGATGTCGAAGAGGACGGCATCCTTGGTGTGGTAGTAGTCGCCCTCGAAATTCGTGATCTCGCCGGACCACAGCTCGCGCATGAGCCGCACGGACTCGCGCAGCCGCGCGAAGCGCTCCTTGAACTCGGGCCACTCGCCCTGGAAGCCCGTGGCGTACTCGTTGAGCGCCTCGCCCGTGCCGGCGCCGAGGAAGATGCGGTCCGGGTACATGCACGCCATGCTCGCGAAGGCCTGCGCGATCACCGCGGGGTTGTAGCGGAACGTCGGCGTCATCACCGAGGTGCCGATCTTCACCCGCTCGGTCCGCTCGCCGACGGCGGCCATCCAGGCGAGGGAGAACGGGGCGTGGCCGCCGTTCACGCGCCACGGCTGGAAGTGGTCGCTCACCGCGACCGAGTCCATGCCCGCGGCCTCCGCCGCGACCGCGATCTCCACCAATTCGCGGGGCCCGAACTGCTCCGCCGATGCCTTGTACCCCAGCTGCAACTTCGCCATGTGACTCACACTACTGCGTCCGATCGGGCGCCGTGAGAGTGCGCGGCGACCTGGGAGTTCGCCGACGGTAACGGCGTTCGACCGCCTACCGGGCGGCGGGATCGTCGGCGCGGGAAGCGCCGTACTCGGTCTCGAAGACGCGGCCGTCCTTCGCCATCACCAGCCCGTAGGTGCTGACGATGACGGCGTCCGTGCGCGGGTCCTCCTTGTCGACGCCGCCGTACACCTGGGAGGCCTGGGTGTCGTCGAAGGTCTCGCCCCGCTCGGCGCCGCGGACGAGCACGTAGGAGCGCGCCGCGATCGCCTGCGCCTGCAGCGCGGCGACGCCGCCCTGGTCCGCCCAACCGGGCGAGTTCTCGACGGGGACCACGCTGCGGACGTAGTCCTCGATGCCCACCACGTTGAGCACGTTGCCCCCGCGGGCCACGAGCTTGCCCCGGTAGCCCGCGTTGTCGCCGCAGAAGCGCAGGACCTGGTCCTTGGGGACCCCCTGGTCGGCCGTCAGCGGTCCGACGGTGCTGTCCGGCGCCTCGACGGTGCCGAGCACCTGCCCGCCGCAGCCCTGCCGGATCGTCGCGGTGGTCCCGTCGATGCTGACGGCCTGCCCCGGCGCGACCTGCTTGCCCCCGACGAGGGCGCCGGCGGGCGCGAGCACGTCGACGCGGTTGCGCTCGCTGAGCCGGACGGTGACCGGGAGCCCGGTGTGCACGGTCCCAAGGCTCGTGCCCGGGTAGTAGTAGGCCAGGATGCGCTGCGCGTCCCACCCCTGTTTGGCGTAGGTGAGCGCGCCGAGCTGACTCATGCCGCGGCCGTGGCCGCCGGAGGCGCCCGGGGCGACGTCGCCCGGTGCGTCGACCAGCGTCGTCTCGGGCAGGGCGCCCGTTCCCGCCAGGACTCCGCCGATGGCCAGGACGGGCACCGCCGCGACGAGCGCGGCGCGGGCGACACGACTGCGCCGCGACCGCCGGGGGCCGCCGTCGATCCACACGGGCATCCTCGGGTCTCCTTCGTCGTCGGCCACGCAACGTGGGGCTGACGTGACTGTTGTGACTACTGAGACTCAAGTAAAGATCGAGGGTTGTCAAGCGCAGGACGTGGTCGGCGCGCCCAGGAACGCGTCGAGCCCGGATCGACACCACGACGCCAGCCGTCACGAGCCCACCGTGCGCATCCGAAACCCCATCGGCCGACACAAATTTCTACCTTTGTCACACAAAAGTGCCGCCTCCCTATTAAAATGGGGCCATCGGAGGATGGAGGACAGGTGGGGTACCGAGTAACTGATATCGCCAGAATGACCGGAACGACGCCTCAGAACGTAATTTCCTACCTCCGCTCGCAGGGAGAGTCTGTGATGTCGGCAAGTAGCACCGTTTCAGACACTGCAGCGTCGGATGCGATCAACAAATTTACTCATGCGGAACACTTGCGGTCAACAGTTCATGCCGACGCTCGCGGGTCGATTTCAAACAATACTCCGGCTACGACCTACACATGGCAAGCCAATCCCGTCAAAGCGCCCATCAATCACGACACCACGAAAAATATCCTGGAACTAGAAGCCGAGTTCCCTGTAGCCTCCCAGCACAGAAGGATGCTCCAGTCTCTTGGGTCGCAATTCTTCTATTCCAATATTATTCGCCTAAAAGACGGCAAGCGACTTGCGTACGCGCTGGCGAGATTCAGCGGCGCCATTGAGTCAGCGTTCGGAATTACGCGAGAAGTCATGTTCTTCTACACGCCATACTATGACCTCCAAATTCGAACATTCACCAAATGCAAAGAGGTTCTCGCGCAGCTATCGAAGGCCTCGCGCGAAGCCACTCCCGACCTAATATTTTTCAGCTCTCCCGACGATCGGCTTACAATCAAGCTTGAGGACTGGTCAGGAATAGAGTTTACCGCGATTCCTCTAGCAAAAGATCTGTCGGACGAACCGATCGAGATAGTCCGTCTCCTCCGAGACCACGTGTATGCTAGAGACCTGTTCTACGAGACGACACCCGTCAGCGGAGACCGATTCTTCGGGCGAAAGTCGATACTTCAGGAACTGAAGGACGACGTAATCAACCAGCGCGTGTCAGGGGTCTTCGGTCTCCGCAAGAGCGGCAAGACGAGTATCCTTCAACAGCTTTCAGGCCTCATTGAATCAGAATCGATACTTCCTGTCTTCATCGATCTCGAGGTCCTTCCCTCACCACCAGAAGACCCCACCTCAACGTTCGTATCGAATATTGCGCAGAAGATCGCCGCCCGCCTACGGCAAGCTCAGATACCTTCAGTCCACATCGACGATGTAATGGCAAATCCACGCCCTGAATCCCTACACCTCGCACTGTCCCGCGTGCTTGAGAACTTGGCAATATCCCAAACAAGACTCGTGCTACTGCTGGACGAGATCGAATTCCTTACGCCGACAGATCAGATTGACGTAGCCGAAGGCTCCTTCTCAGGAGTTGCGCAGACTCTTGGCGTCCTGCGCAGTCTAGTACAAGAAACAAGCAACTTCACCTTCATTCTGTCCGGACTGACAAACGAAATACTCGAGAACGGCCGCTTGTACGGCCGCCCGAACCCGCTATTCAGTTGGGCCAAGGCCCGCTACATAGGTCCGTTGTCTCGATCCGAAGCAGATGAGCTCGCTACTGCGGTTGGCGCACAGATGGGAATTGAGCTGGAGCCGGGAGCCCTCGCAGCGCTCTACGATGGATCCGGGGGACACGCATACCTTTATCGAAACCTTGCGTCCGCGGTCGTATCAGAACTTCCGGTCATAACTTATCGGCGAATAATGCGCCAATCAGACGTCCTACGAAAGCTCATTCCATGGAAACGATCTATCGCAGGCAATCTCGATGAGATATTCGGCCACCTAGAACGATACTATCCGACAGAGGCAGTACTTCTGGAAATGCTGGTCGAATCTTCAGACGAGTTCGCCACGATCGCTTCTACCGAAGACCGGGCAATTCATCACCTCGCGAGCCTGGGCCTTCTCAGAGAGCACAACGGCAAGTTCGAAGGCAGCTCAATATTGGATCTCCGATGACAGATACGACCAGCTGGTTCGACGGCGTAGCTCGTGACGCCCGACGGTACTCAATCGTATTCCTCCATCTCGGCGCCGCGTTCGCTTCTTGTAGAGCCGACCTTGAATCCACCGGCGCTGCGCTCGTGACGGTGGACGACTACCTCGATGGCACCAGTGGTTGCGGCGAAGAGTCCCTACTCATCATTGATCAGATCGAGCGATGTATCGAGAACAAGAAGTTGCGTCTTGGCGATCTAAGGTCAAGGGTCATGACAGACGTCGACGAGAACTCCAAAAGGATTGTATTGATCTCGTCTCGCGCAAGATCGGCGTTTCCCAGAACCATCGGCAGCGACCTCTTAACCAACGCTAAGCATTGCTTCATCAAATCGGATAGCGACCAAGGAACATCCCCTGCCGAGAACTCAATCTCACACCCAGACTGGCCGGCGGGCGACCTCGAACAACTGCTCATTCAGTGTGTAAACGAGCTAAGCACTGGAACCGTTGTTGACATTGGGTCACTAATCTGGGATCTGGGGTTGAGCCCAAATGAGACAATTGAGAATCTTACACCCGTGGATGTCGAGGCCCTACGAAGTTCAGGCCTTATCGAAGTCGTCGATTCGGGAAAACCCAGCTGGACGATATCCAGCCGGTGGAAAATGTTTCGCAGCGCGGTCGCAACAGCAGCGTCAACGCACGCTACATCCTCCGAATGGCTATCAGATGCGTTCGTCGACCTGTGGTTCATAGAACGACAGGTGCGGAATGTCTTTCGGACCGCGTTAATAGCCAAGTACGCGAACAACTGGCGTTCAGCCTCAGTAAATGGAGTTTCCGAGGAAGAATTGGTGGCACGTGCCAAGAGAGACGCCGCCCCGAGAGCCGAACGCGTCGAAGATCTGCGTGACCCACTGGAGTGGTTGACAACAAGCGAACTACTAGACCTGCGAGAGGCTAGGAGCCTCGGAGAACTCGGGATTGAGGCCTTTCTATGGACCAAGATGCGAAACGAGATTCTCCCGATCCGCAACCGAATAGCGCATATGCGCATCGTAAGCGAGCGAGACGCCCTGACCGTTTCTACCTGGCGCAAAATCGTGCAAAAGAAGCTTCAGTGAGCGAGCCGTAGGCTGCGACTGTGCTCCCGCCGGTATTCGCCCAGGGCGAACGGACTGGACATCAACGTAACTTGAGGTCATAGCCTTGTATGCATGAGCATGGAATCGGTCGCGTGGAGCACGCTGTATCAAGGGAATCGGTCGCTCGACGCGCCGTCGCGCCGCCCGAGCGAGACGTTGCGCCGCATGGGCCCGTTCGCCCGCCCGCACCGCTGGCGCCTCACCGCGTTCCTGCTGCTCTCCGTCGTCTCCGCGCTGCTCGCGGTCGCTACTCCCCTGCTCGCGGGCAGGGTGGTCGACCGGATCGTCGGCGGCGGCCCGACGAGCACCGTCGTCGAGATCGCGATCCTCATCGCCGTCATCGCGGTCGTGGGCGCCGGCGTCGACCTGCTGTCCCGCTGGTTCTCCTCCCGCATCGGCGAGGGCCTCATCTACCAGCTGCGCACCGCGGTCTTCGACCACGTCCAGACGATGCCCGTCGCCTTCTTCACCCGCACCCGCACGGGCGCGCTGGTCAGCCGGCTCAACAACGACGTGCTCGGCGCGCAGCGCGCCTTCTCCGACACCCTCGCCGGCGTCGTGACCAACGTCGTGACGCTGGCGCTCACGCTGGGCGTCATGCTCAGCATCTCGTGGCAGATCACGCTGCTCGCGCTGGTGCTGCTGCCGGTTTTCATCATCCCGTCGCGCAGCATGGGCCGCAGGATCGCCGCCATGTCACGGCGCGCCGCCCGGCACAACGCATCCATGAGCGACCAGATGACCGAGCGCTTCTCCGCGCCCGGCGCGACCCTGGTGAAGCTGTACGGCCGGCCCGAGATCGAGTCACGGGCCTTCGCCACCCGCGCCGGGGCGGTCCGCGACATCGGCGTGAGCACGGCGATGTGGCGCATGACGTTCGTGACGATTCTGACGCTGGTCAGCTCGCTGGCTCTGGCGCTGGTCTACGGCCTCGGCGGCTTCTACGCGATCCGCGGCGATCTGCAGGCCGGCGCCGTCGTGGCCCTCGCGCTGCTGCTGACCCGGCTGTACGTGCCCCTGACCGCGCTCGCCAACGCGCGCGTCGAGGTGATGACCGCGCTGGTCTCCTTCGAGCGGGTCTTCGAGGTGCTGGACCTGGAGCCGATGGTGCGCGACGCTCCCGACGCGCGCGACATCGAGAAGGGCCCCACCGAGCTGCGGTTCGACGGCGTCGACTTCGCCTACCCCTCGGCCGAGAAGGTCTCGTTGGCATCGCTGGAGGAGGTCGCGCAGCTCGACACCCGCGGCGGCGAGACGGTGCTGCACGGGATCGGGTTCACCGCGGAGCCGGGCTCGATGGTCGCGCTGGTCGGCAGCTCCGGCGCCGGCAAGTCGACGATCGCGCAGCTCGCCACCCGCCTCTACGATCCCGACGCGGGCGCGATCACCCTGAACGGCGTGGACCTGCGCGACATCACCGCCCGGAGCCTGCATTCCGCCGTCGGCCTGGTGACGCAGGACGGCCACCTGTTCCACGACAGCATCCGCGCGAACCTCCTGCTCGCGAACCCGGACGCGTCCGAGGCGGACATCCGGGACGCGCTGCGCCGCGCCCGCCTCGACGAACTGATCGGGCACCTGCCCGACGGCCTCGACACCGTCGTCGGCGAGCGGGGCTACCGCCTGTCGGGCGGCGAGCGCCAGCGCCTCACCATCGCGCGACTACTGCTCGCGCAGCCCTCCGTCGTCATCCTCGACGAGGCCACGGCGCACCTGGATTCGACGTCCGAGGCCGCCGTGCAGGCGGCCCTCGCCGAGGCCCTGGCGGACCGCACGTCGCTGGTGATCGCGCACCGCCTCTCGACGATCCGCGCGGCCGACCAGATCCTCGTGCTGGAGGAGGGCCGCATCGTCGAGCGCGGCACGCACGAGGCCCTGCTGGCGCGCGGCGGACGCTACGCGGAGCTCTACCGCACGCAGTTCGCCGACCAGGCGGCCTGAGGCCCGGCCTCAGTGCCCCGCGGCGGCGGCGATGCAGAACTCGTTGCCCTCGGGGTCCTGCAGCACGGTCCACTGGAAGCCCCACTCGTCGTGCTCGCGCACCGTCGACGCGCCGAGCCCCTCGAGGCGGGCGACCTCCGCGGCGCGGTCGTCCGCGACGAGGTCCAGGTGCAGACGGTTCTTCACGGTCTTGCCCTCGGGCACGGCGAGGAACATCATCCGCGGCAGAGCGGGATTCGCGTAGCCGATGGTGCGCATGAAGGCGTTACCGTCGTTCTCGTCGACGGGCACGCCGAGCGCCTGCGACCAGAACGCCGCCTGTCCGGCGACGTCGGCGCAGTCGAGGTTGATCATCTGCAGTGTGAGGGCCATGTCAGTTCTCCTTCGTCGCGGCGGCCTCGACGGGCCACCAGATCTCGGTGCGCAGGTCCGCGGGATTCGCGGCGGCGCAGGGGTCCACGAGGTAGCGCTCGATGATCGAGCCGCGCGCGTCGGTCGCGTTACGCGCCACCCACGCGCCGAGCTGGCCGTAGGTCTCGTCGAACCGCTCGTAGGAGCCGTGGTGCACGGCGACGGCGCAGAGCGCGCGCCCCAGCCTCCGGTTGCGCACCCGCCCCGTCACCGCGCCGGGGCCGGAGACGGGGATCAGCGCGGCCACCTGCTCGACCTCGGCGACCTGCGACGGGTACTCGGCCAGCGAGGGCCCGGTCACCGTCAGGCCCGACGCCGCGGCGCACGCCTCCAGCTCGGAGTAGGCGGCGTCGAGGAACGCGGGGAGGCGGGCGTGCTCCACGGTGCCCGCGATCTCCAACACGTCGACCGCCTCGAACTCGCGCAGGTGGGTCGGGGTGTGCGCGACTGGGGCGGTCGCGTCTTGCAGCGCGACGATGGCCCGCTCCAGGCCGGCGCGGCGCTCGCGGAGCGTCGCCTCGTGCTCGGCGAGGATCTCGCGGGTCACGTCGGGGTCGCGGGCCTCGAGCACGCGCGCGACGGCGGCCAGTGGCACGTCGAGGTCGCGCAGCCGGGTGAGCACCGCGGCGTCGTGCACCTGCGCCGCGTCGTAGTGCCGGTACCCCGTCGCGGGGTCGATCGCGGCGGGCACCAGCACGCCCTGCTCGTGGTAGCGCCGCAGCTGCTTGACGGAGAGCAGGGTTGCGCGCGAGAACATCCCGATCGACATGAGGCCCGGTATGGTCACGGATCGAGTATGGGGTCTCCCCCCCGAGGGGAGGGTCAAGTCCGGCGCGGCGGGCTACGGTCGAGCGATGACCGTCTCCGCCCCCACCGCCGCCGATCTGCCGTACCTGCGCCGCTGCGTCGACCTCGCCCGCGCCGCCCTCGACGACGCGGACGAGCCCTTCGGCTCGCTGCTCGTCCACGAGGGCGGGATCGTCTTCGAGGACCGCAACCGGGTCTCGGGCGGCGACGCGACGCGGCACCCCGAGTTCGAGATCGCTCGCTGGGCGGCCGAGCATCTTGCGCCCGCGGAGCGCGCCGCTGCGGTGACCTACACGTCGGGCGAGCACTGCGCGATGTGCAGCGCCGCGCACGCCTGGGTAGGGCTCGGCCGCATCGTCTATGCGGGGAGCACGGAGCAGTTGGTCGCCTGGCACGCGGAATGGGGCGTCGCCCCGTCCCCGGTCGCGCCGCTGCCGATCCACGCCGTCGCGCCGACGGTGCCGGTGGCGGGCCCGGAGCCCTCCCTCGCCGACGAGCTGCGCATCCTGCACGCCCGCGCGGCGGGCGTCGACGCGTGAGGCGCCTCGCCGCGGTCGGTACCGCGATCCT contains:
- a CDS encoding ABC transporter ATP-binding protein; this encodes MSMESVAWSTLYQGNRSLDAPSRRPSETLRRMGPFARPHRWRLTAFLLLSVVSALLAVATPLLAGRVVDRIVGGGPTSTVVEIAILIAVIAVVGAGVDLLSRWFSSRIGEGLIYQLRTAVFDHVQTMPVAFFTRTRTGALVSRLNNDVLGAQRAFSDTLAGVVTNVVTLALTLGVMLSISWQITLLALVLLPVFIIPSRSMGRRIAAMSRRAARHNASMSDQMTERFSAPGATLVKLYGRPEIESRAFATRAGAVRDIGVSTAMWRMTFVTILTLVSSLALALVYGLGGFYAIRGDLQAGAVVALALLLTRLYVPLTALANARVEVMTALVSFERVFEVLDLEPMVRDAPDARDIEKGPTELRFDGVDFAYPSAEKVSLASLEEVAQLDTRGGETVLHGIGFTAEPGSMVALVGSSGAGKSTIAQLATRLYDPDAGAITLNGVDLRDITARSLHSAVGLVTQDGHLFHDSIRANLLLANPDASEADIRDALRRARLDELIGHLPDGLDTVVGERGYRLSGGERQRLTIARLLLAQPSVVILDEATAHLDSTSEAAVQAALAEALADRTSLVIAHRLSTIRAADQILVLEEGRIVERGTHEALLARGGRYAELYRTQFADQAA
- a CDS encoding MerR family transcriptional regulator, whose translation is MTIPGLMSIGMFSRATLLSVKQLRRYHEQGVLVPAAIDPATGYRHYDAAQVHDAAVLTRLRDLDVPLAAVARVLEARDPDVTREILAEHEATLRERRAGLERAIVALQDATAPVAHTPTHLREFEAVDVLEIAGTVEHARLPAFLDAAYSELEACAAASGLTVTGPSLAEYPSQVAEVEQVAALIPVSGPGAVTGRVRNRRLGRALCAVAVHHGSYERFDETYGQLGAWVARNATDARGSIIERYLVDPCAAANPADLRTEIWWPVEAAATKEN
- a CDS encoding nucleoside deaminase, whose product is MTVSAPTAADLPYLRRCVDLARAALDDADEPFGSLLVHEGGIVFEDRNRVSGGDATRHPEFEIARWAAEHLAPAERAAAVTYTSGEHCAMCSAAHAWVGLGRIVYAGSTEQLVAWHAEWGVAPSPVAPLPIHAVAPTVPVAGPEPSLADELRILHARAAGVDA
- a CDS encoding VOC family protein — encoded protein: MALTLQMINLDCADVAGQAAFWSQALGVPVDENDGNAFMRTIGYANPALPRMMFLAVPEGKTVKNRLHLDLVADDRAAEVARLEGLGASTVREHDEWGFQWTVLQDPEGNEFCIAAAAGH
- a CDS encoding nSTAND1 domain-containing NTPase; this translates as MTGTTPQNVISYLRSQGESVMSASSTVSDTAASDAINKFTHAEHLRSTVHADARGSISNNTPATTYTWQANPVKAPINHDTTKNILELEAEFPVASQHRRMLQSLGSQFFYSNIIRLKDGKRLAYALARFSGAIESAFGITREVMFFYTPYYDLQIRTFTKCKEVLAQLSKASREATPDLIFFSSPDDRLTIKLEDWSGIEFTAIPLAKDLSDEPIEIVRLLRDHVYARDLFYETTPVSGDRFFGRKSILQELKDDVINQRVSGVFGLRKSGKTSILQQLSGLIESESILPVFIDLEVLPSPPEDPTSTFVSNIAQKIAARLRQAQIPSVHIDDVMANPRPESLHLALSRVLENLAISQTRLVLLLDEIEFLTPTDQIDVAEGSFSGVAQTLGVLRSLVQETSNFTFILSGLTNEILENGRLYGRPNPLFSWAKARYIGPLSRSEADELATAVGAQMGIELEPGALAALYDGSGGHAYLYRNLASAVVSELPVITYRRIMRQSDVLRKLIPWKRSIAGNLDEIFGHLERYYPTEAVLLEMLVESSDEFATIASTEDRAIHHLASLGLLREHNGKFEGSSILDLR